Proteins from a single region of Halorubrum sp. 2020YC2:
- a CDS encoding DUF5817 domain-containing protein: MYAVVGCNECANMWLVTDPETSETAKCSRCGKTHKTAKLKRFFESEDREAAREARSALLAKKRGDSAAFAEVDHVSELEAAVEDAGIDDREYLEASGLDADAVDEAGSRAEGGGGGSRSRTEVVRDAVETVDDPTESAVAERAAAGGVPADAAREILTRLARRGEVTESNGRYRVL, from the coding sequence ATGTACGCGGTCGTCGGCTGCAACGAGTGCGCCAACATGTGGCTGGTCACGGACCCGGAGACGAGCGAGACGGCGAAGTGCTCGCGGTGCGGCAAGACCCATAAGACGGCCAAGCTCAAGCGCTTCTTCGAGTCCGAGGACCGCGAGGCGGCCAGGGAGGCGCGGTCCGCGCTGCTCGCGAAGAAGCGCGGCGACAGCGCGGCGTTCGCGGAGGTCGACCACGTCTCCGAGCTGGAGGCCGCCGTCGAGGACGCCGGCATCGACGACCGGGAGTACCTCGAGGCGTCGGGGCTCGACGCCGACGCGGTCGACGAGGCCGGTTCGCGCGCCGAGGGCGGCGGGGGCGGCTCGCGGAGCCGCACCGAGGTCGTCCGCGACGCGGTCGAGACCGTCGACGACCCCACCGAGTCGGCGGTCGCGGAGCGCGCCGCGGCCGGCGGCGTCCCCGCCGACGCGGCCCGCGAGATCCTGACTCGCCTCGCGCGCCGCGGCGAGGTGACCGAGTCGAACGGGCGGTATCGCGTCCTCTGA